Proteins encoded together in one Ptiloglossa arizonensis isolate GNS036 chromosome 9, iyPtiAriz1_principal, whole genome shotgun sequence window:
- the Mrpl13 gene encoding mitochondrial ribosomal protein L13: MSLLRRGQQWGTFARIWHIYDANWQDPYKSASLITSYLMGTYKPIYHSMNDCGDHVIVINSKNIALRGDEWQKRVYFHHTGYHGGATWTLAWELHNKDPTMIVQKAVYSSMHGNLQRRHTMQRLHIFPDEDVPKSMLQNVCNEIRQERPVPIKLDEIPLVEQENFPRLIQYPINYEYK; the protein is encoded by the exons ATGTCTCTCCTTCGTAGAGGACAG CAATGGGGTACTTTTGCACGTATCTGGCACATTTATGATGCAAATTGGCAAGATCCATATAAAAGTGCATCTTTAATAACAAGTTATCTCATGGGTACATATAAACCCATATATCATTCCATGA ATGATTGTGGCGACCATGTTATTgtaataaatagtaaaaatattgcATTACGTGGAGATGAATGGCAAAAACGTGTATACTTCCATCATACTGGGTACCATGGAGGTGCAACTTGGACACTTGCATGGGAATTACATAATAAAGATCCAACAatg ATTGTACAAAAAGCAGTTTACAGTTCAATGCATGGAAATCTTCAACGACGACATACTATGCAAAGATTACATATTTTTCCTGATGAAGACGTACCTAAGAGTATGCTACAAAACGTTTGTAATGAAATTAGGCAGGAAAGACCTGTTCCAATTAAATTGGATGAGATTCCTCTTGTGGAACAAGAAAACTTTCCACGTCTAATACAATATCCCATTAATtatgaatataaataa
- the Mrpl52 gene encoding mitochondrial ribosomal protein L52, which translates to MLSTRIILRTTCCTNLVTTVNEYHTSSVTFLNQQWRRTKGLVKNPNSYGPLVNLPDYSFKDNRPVPYGSKQFQRIKKHQEFGKRILKLVGEIDYAVEKHAKLLKQKEETKQQILDGKLKPKGQLLLMNK; encoded by the exons atgttatCAACTAGGATAATATTACGCACTACTTGTTGTACAA atttggtTACCACAGTCAATGAGTATCATACATCATCTGTAACATTTTTGAATCAGCAATGGAGGAGAAC CAAGGGTTTAGTAAAGAATCCTAATTCTTACGGACCATTGGTTAATTTACCAGATTACTCATTCAAAGATAATAGGCCTGTTCCTTATGGCTCAAAACAGTTTCAACGTATTAAGAAACATCAAGAGTTTGGG aaaagaattttgaaactaGTTGGTGAAATCGATTATGCAGTAGAGAAGCATGCTAAATTGTTGaaacagaaagaagaaacaaaacaaCAGATTTTGGATGGAAAATTAAAACCCAAAGGACAGTTGttattaatgaataaataa